One Mesorhizobium sp. J428 DNA segment encodes these proteins:
- a CDS encoding imelysin family protein, whose protein sequence is MRNLLGALALLASIVPASAQGVGGQVLDGFVAPSLADFTRSTAGLASSVKALCETPSDATLTASHMAFAAALEDWGHVSILRFGPLAADGRFEKLFFWPDARSIGLKQVQGLLASGDPGEIASGMSGKSAALQGFPALEFALYGTGSEKLAAGDPWRCSVAAAISSNIASIAASVAGEWADGMPFAASFSAPAEGKEPYRSEAEMQGEIVKALATALQFVRSAELSPPLGEAPAKANGRRAPMWRSDLTAPLIAAQVDGVRRLLATAGYEQSLPEDSRYVAASIRFELDNAIRTLGLVKGPAEQAFGTEPDRGRFTYAELALHHAGELIGSDLAAALGLTMGFNALDGD, encoded by the coding sequence ATGCGGAACCTGCTGGGTGCGCTTGCGCTGCTCGCCTCTATCGTCCCGGCTTCGGCGCAGGGCGTGGGCGGGCAGGTACTCGACGGCTTCGTCGCGCCGTCGCTTGCGGATTTCACCCGCTCGACGGCTGGCCTCGCGTCGTCCGTCAAGGCGCTGTGCGAGACGCCCTCCGACGCGACGCTGACAGCCTCGCACATGGCCTTCGCGGCAGCACTTGAGGACTGGGGCCATGTCTCTATCCTGCGCTTCGGCCCGCTCGCGGCCGACGGACGCTTCGAAAAACTCTTCTTCTGGCCGGATGCGCGCAGCATCGGACTGAAGCAGGTGCAGGGGCTGCTGGCGTCCGGCGATCCGGGAGAGATCGCGTCCGGGATGAGCGGGAAGAGCGCGGCGCTGCAGGGCTTTCCCGCGCTGGAATTCGCGCTGTACGGCACCGGGTCGGAGAAGCTCGCGGCGGGCGATCCGTGGCGCTGCTCGGTCGCCGCCGCGATTTCGTCGAACATTGCCTCGATCGCGGCGTCGGTCGCCGGGGAATGGGCCGACGGAATGCCGTTCGCCGCCTCGTTCTCTGCGCCCGCCGAGGGCAAGGAACCTTATCGGAGCGAGGCGGAAATGCAGGGCGAGATCGTCAAGGCGCTCGCCACCGCGCTGCAGTTCGTCCGCTCCGCCGAACTGTCGCCGCCGCTGGGCGAGGCGCCGGCCAAGGCCAACGGCCGCCGCGCGCCGATGTGGCGCAGCGACCTGACCGCGCCGCTGATCGCCGCGCAGGTGGACGGCGTGCGCAGGCTGCTGGCGACCGCCGGCTATGAGCAGTCGCTGCCGGAAGACAGCCGCTACGTGGCTGCCTCGATCCGCTTCGAACTCGACAATGCGATCCGCACGCTGGGCCTGGTCAAGGGGCCGGCCGAACAGGCGTTCGGCACAGAGCCCGACCGCGGCCGTTTCACCTACGCCGAACTCGCACTCCACCACGCTGGCGAGCTGATTGGCAGCGATCTTGCCGCCGCGCTCGGCCTGACCATGGGGTTCAACGCGCTCGATGGAGATTGA
- a CDS encoding DUF1513 domain-containing protein: protein MEIDRRTFLTLVGAAAIAPSGAMAADEQLYLAARARGGQHEVAVLDARGVDRLVLPIEDRGHSFAIDHVRRTAVAFARAPGRYAVAFDIDGKAVPQPLVAAEGRHFFGHGIFSPDGRLMFASENDYEAGKGVTGIYDVGKGFARLGEFDCGGIGPHDVVLMPDGRTACVANGGILTHPDYDKLKLNIDTMAPSLAYLDMASGDIVEQGGAAEGAAQAVDPPPDRRCPWRGLVRLPVRG from the coding sequence ATGGAGATTGACCGCCGCACCTTCCTGACGCTTGTCGGCGCCGCCGCCATCGCGCCGTCGGGGGCGATGGCCGCCGACGAGCAGCTCTATCTCGCGGCGCGGGCGCGGGGAGGCCAGCACGAGGTGGCCGTGCTCGACGCACGCGGCGTCGACCGGCTCGTGCTGCCGATCGAGGACCGCGGCCACTCCTTTGCCATCGACCACGTCCGCCGCACGGCCGTCGCCTTTGCGCGTGCGCCGGGCCGCTATGCGGTCGCCTTCGACATCGACGGCAAGGCCGTGCCGCAGCCGCTGGTCGCGGCCGAGGGCCGGCATTTCTTCGGCCACGGCATCTTCTCGCCGGACGGACGGCTGATGTTCGCCTCGGAGAACGACTATGAAGCCGGCAAGGGCGTGACCGGCATCTACGATGTCGGCAAGGGGTTTGCGCGGCTCGGCGAGTTCGACTGCGGCGGCATCGGCCCACACGACGTGGTGCTGATGCCGGACGGCAGGACCGCCTGTGTCGCCAATGGCGGCATCCTCACCCATCCCGACTACGACAAGCTGAAGCTCAACATCGACACGATGGCGCCGAGCCTCGCCTATCTCGACATGGCGAGCGGCGACATCGTCGAGCAAGGTGGCGCTGCCGAAGGAGCTGCACAAGCTGTCGATCCGCCACCTGATCGTCGATGCCCATGGCGCGGTCTGGTTCGGCTGCCAGTACGAGGGTGA
- the proC gene encoding pyrroline-5-carboxylate reductase, with translation MSVLVVLVGCGNMGHAMLSGWLTSGKLKPHEVFVVEPNEALRARAAELGALTGASAAEMPKETAPTLVIFAVKPQVMRDVVPTYQHFAGMGATYLSIAAGTRIAVFEEILGAAAAVVRCMPNTPAAIGKGMMVTFANPNVTKEASAFVADLLSVSGAVATIDDESLMDAVTAVSGSGPAYIFHFIECLTAAGEAAGLPAATAKLLAMQTVYGAACLAKESNETPTRLREQVTSPNGTTAAALSVLMGEDRLKTLLTEAVEAARRRGVELG, from the coding sequence ATGTCGGTTCTGGTTGTTCTCGTCGGCTGCGGCAATATGGGCCATGCCATGCTGTCGGGTTGGCTGACATCGGGCAAGCTCAAGCCGCACGAAGTGTTCGTTGTGGAGCCTAACGAGGCGCTGCGGGCGCGGGCCGCGGAGCTCGGAGCCCTCACCGGCGCCAGCGCGGCGGAGATGCCCAAGGAGACCGCGCCGACACTGGTGATCTTCGCGGTCAAGCCGCAGGTGATGCGCGACGTCGTGCCCACCTATCAACACTTCGCCGGCATGGGCGCGACCTATCTCAGCATCGCGGCAGGCACGCGGATCGCGGTGTTCGAGGAGATATTGGGCGCAGCAGCCGCGGTCGTGCGCTGCATGCCCAACACCCCGGCGGCGATCGGCAAGGGCATGATGGTAACCTTCGCCAACCCGAACGTCACGAAGGAGGCGAGCGCCTTCGTCGCCGACCTCCTGTCCGTATCGGGCGCGGTGGCGACGATCGACGACGAAAGCCTGATGGATGCGGTGACGGCCGTGTCTGGCTCCGGCCCCGCCTATATCTTCCATTTCATCGAATGTCTCACAGCCGCCGGCGAGGCTGCCGGCCTGCCTGCCGCCACCGCGAAACTGCTCGCCATGCAGACCGTCTACGGCGCGGCCTGCCTTGCGAAGGAAAGCAACGAAACGCCCACCCGCCTGCGCGAACAGGTGACGAGCCCGAACGGCACGACCGCCGCCGCGCTGTCGGTGCTGATGGGCGAGGACCGGCTGAAGACGCTGCTGACGGAAGCAGTGGAAGCGGCTCGCAGGCGCGGCGTGGAGCTGGGGTGA
- a CDS encoding WecB/TagA/CpsF family glycosyltransferase, translated as MNLQPSPPPQPRQPSMEILGVPVVAMGWQEALDILGGYLRNRFFMPVGFLNAHNANVACADREFARALDSFLVLPDGVGVDIAAKWLHGRPFPANLNGTDFVPALIASISSPLKVALLGATQENAGGAAEQLSALAPQHEYRVIHDGYFTKEQEPDIIADIADYRPDILLVAMGVPRQELWIERNLTSIHCTMPIAVGALLDFLSGRVPRAPLWVRRLRLEWLYRLWIEPGRLWRRYVVGNPLFLARVLAQKFGGYRAGTERVRDA; from the coding sequence ATGAATCTCCAACCCTCGCCGCCGCCCCAGCCCCGCCAGCCTTCGATGGAGATCCTGGGCGTGCCGGTGGTGGCCATGGGCTGGCAGGAGGCGCTGGACATCCTCGGCGGATATCTGCGCAACCGCTTTTTCATGCCGGTCGGCTTTCTCAACGCGCACAATGCCAACGTCGCCTGCGCCGACCGCGAGTTCGCCCGCGCGCTCGACAGCTTCCTCGTCCTTCCCGATGGCGTGGGCGTGGACATCGCGGCGAAATGGCTGCACGGCCGACCCTTCCCGGCGAATCTCAACGGCACCGATTTCGTGCCGGCACTGATCGCGTCGATATCCTCACCGTTGAAGGTGGCGCTGCTCGGCGCGACGCAGGAGAACGCCGGCGGCGCGGCCGAGCAACTGTCCGCCCTTGCACCCCAGCACGAGTATCGCGTCATCCACGATGGCTACTTCACCAAGGAGCAGGAGCCGGACATCATCGCCGACATCGCCGACTATCGGCCGGACATTCTGCTCGTCGCCATGGGCGTGCCGCGGCAGGAACTGTGGATCGAGCGCAACCTGACGTCCATCCACTGCACGATGCCGATCGCCGTCGGAGCGCTGCTCGACTTCCTCTCCGGCCGCGTGCCGCGCGCGCCGCTCTGGGTGCGTCGTCTGAGGCTCGAATGGCTCTACCGCCTCTGGATCGAGCCCGGCCGGCTGTGGCGGCGCTACGTCGTCGGCAACCCGCTTTTCCTGGCGCGGGTGCTGGCACAGAAATTCGGCGGCTACCGCGCCGGCACGGAGCGCGTGCGCGATGCATGA
- a CDS encoding acyltransferase: MRPENLPALTSLRFLAAGAIVAFHLGKQFDLYRAGILANGVSFFFVLSGFILAYNYRDLPDGTGRYLVSRFARIWPIHLVTFLLACLALAPSGDVLSAIANLLLLQAWFPHSAYVLSYNSVSWSISVEAFFYILLPLLLVASRLGLIVAGIASASFLAAWLVGQSGLFDAATQRHFSLHFPPMRLAEFAFGVLVARWFAGGRAGHRILSGTAAEIGSLLVVVAWLLLLREAAASLRASGNVALFSWLAICAGFPAFGLLICVFANGAGVLSRLLSLRPFVLLGEISFVTYMWHQLVLHFIRRQGYVEEFGTGAVLTLGLVAVYGGSYLLWRFIEVPARRIILANVRFWPAAGERCWRLMPDACSSGAMKTG, from the coding sequence ATGCGGCCAGAAAACCTGCCAGCCCTAACGTCTCTTCGTTTCCTCGCCGCTGGTGCAATTGTCGCATTCCACCTCGGGAAGCAGTTCGATCTCTACCGTGCCGGAATCCTGGCCAATGGGGTGTCGTTCTTTTTTGTGTTGTCAGGCTTCATCCTAGCCTACAATTATCGTGATCTGCCAGATGGCACGGGGCGCTACCTCGTATCGAGATTCGCCCGGATCTGGCCCATACATCTGGTGACTTTCCTGCTGGCTTGCCTGGCACTGGCTCCCTCGGGCGATGTCCTGTCGGCGATTGCAAATCTGCTGTTGCTTCAAGCCTGGTTTCCGCATTCCGCATATGTGCTCTCGTACAATTCGGTGTCGTGGAGCATTTCTGTCGAGGCCTTTTTTTACATCCTGCTACCATTGCTATTGGTGGCGAGTCGGCTCGGCTTGATCGTAGCCGGCATCGCGTCGGCTTCTTTTCTTGCCGCTTGGCTCGTTGGTCAATCGGGCTTGTTCGATGCGGCAACGCAGCGTCATTTTTCGCTGCATTTTCCGCCGATGCGACTGGCGGAATTCGCGTTCGGCGTGCTCGTCGCCCGCTGGTTCGCCGGTGGGCGCGCGGGGCATCGGATATTGTCTGGAACTGCGGCGGAAATTGGCTCGCTGCTCGTGGTCGTCGCCTGGCTCCTGCTGCTCCGCGAGGCGGCGGCTTCGCTGCGGGCAAGCGGCAATGTCGCGCTGTTCTCCTGGCTCGCAATTTGTGCCGGATTCCCCGCATTCGGCCTCCTGATATGCGTGTTCGCAAACGGGGCTGGGGTGTTGTCACGGTTGCTGAGCTTACGCCCCTTCGTCCTGCTGGGAGAGATCAGTTTCGTCACGTACATGTGGCACCAACTCGTTCTGCACTTCATCAGGAGGCAGGGGTACGTCGAAGAGTTCGGCACCGGCGCGGTGCTAACCCTTGGGCTGGTGGCCGTATATGGAGGATCCTATCTGCTGTGGCGGTTCATCGAGGTTCCTGCCCGCAGAATTATCCTGGCGAATGTACGATTTTGGCCGGCAGCAGGAGAGCGTTGCTGGCGTCTAATGCCAGATGCATGTTCCTCCGGCGCCATGAAGACGGGTTAA
- a CDS encoding DUF1513 domain-containing protein produces the protein MALPKELHKLSIRHLIVDAHGAVWFGCQYEGDKGDRPPLVGRHRRGREAELFAGPPDLLRRMDNYIGSVSVDASGEVVATSSPLGGLVAFWDAATGRYLGEQSMADVCGVAPFKPGHVLATTGRGAVDDMSPAARAAILEESAANPAWDNHLRRV, from the coding sequence GTGGCGCTGCCGAAGGAGCTGCACAAGCTGTCGATCCGCCACCTGATCGTCGATGCCCATGGCGCGGTCTGGTTCGGCTGCCAGTACGAGGGTGACAAGGGCGATCGTCCGCCGCTGGTCGGCCGCCACCGCCGCGGCCGCGAGGCGGAACTGTTCGCCGGGCCACCGGACCTGCTGCGCCGCATGGACAACTATATCGGCTCCGTTTCGGTCGATGCCTCGGGCGAGGTGGTGGCGACATCCTCGCCGCTCGGCGGCCTTGTCGCCTTCTGGGATGCCGCGACCGGCCGCTATCTCGGCGAGCAGAGCATGGCCGACGTCTGCGGCGTGGCGCCCTTCAAGCCCGGCCACGTGCTGGCGACCACAGGACGGGGGGCCGTCGACGACATGTCGCCCGCGGCGCGCGCAGCGATCCTGGAGGAGTCCGCGGCGAATCCGGCCTGGGACAACCACCTGCGGCGGGTGTGA
- a CDS encoding glycosyltransferase family 2 protein, giving the protein MNPRPSDPAISLVARSPGLDAQAVDVVVTMPTFRRPKQVLETLASLERQRTQRRLAVIVMENDAEGREGVTAAGPWFDSGRIPGLLIIAHERGNCSAYNAGWLTALIQFPNFRHLLVIDDDEIADPDWLERMCRAAETLPADIVGGPQLPVFDNPAHQHWESHPVFSTPYKTSGLVPALYSSGNLLIGRHVLEKMGSPFLELAFNFMGGGDSDFLSRSAAAGFRLGWCAEAPVYEAVPERRVKADWIRARALRNGVISTLVEKRKRAADPLGKLKVVARSLALLGASPLRAAARYASSGSTSIALYPIYVALGRIGAEFGYANEQYRTPEKN; this is encoded by the coding sequence ATGAACCCCCGTCCTTCCGACCCGGCGATCTCGCTCGTCGCCCGCAGCCCCGGCCTCGATGCGCAGGCCGTGGACGTGGTTGTGACGATGCCGACCTTCCGCCGCCCCAAGCAGGTGCTGGAAACGCTCGCCTCGCTCGAGCGGCAGCGCACGCAGCGCCGCCTTGCCGTGATTGTGATGGAGAACGACGCCGAGGGCCGGGAGGGCGTGACGGCGGCGGGCCCGTGGTTCGACAGCGGCCGCATTCCCGGCCTGCTGATCATCGCGCATGAGCGCGGCAATTGCAGCGCCTACAATGCCGGCTGGCTCACCGCGCTGATCCAGTTCCCGAATTTCCGCCACCTCCTCGTCATCGACGACGACGAGATCGCCGATCCGGACTGGCTGGAGCGGATGTGCCGGGCGGCGGAAACGTTGCCGGCCGACATCGTCGGCGGGCCGCAGCTGCCCGTGTTCGACAATCCGGCGCACCAGCACTGGGAAAGCCATCCGGTCTTCTCGACGCCCTACAAGACGAGCGGCCTCGTGCCGGCCCTCTACTCGTCCGGCAATCTGCTGATCGGGCGCCACGTGCTGGAGAAGATGGGCTCGCCCTTTCTGGAGCTCGCGTTCAATTTCATGGGCGGCGGCGACAGCGACTTTCTCTCGCGCTCGGCGGCCGCCGGCTTCCGGCTCGGCTGGTGCGCGGAAGCCCCGGTCTACGAAGCTGTGCCCGAGCGGCGCGTCAAGGCGGACTGGATCCGGGCGCGCGCGCTGCGCAACGGCGTGATCTCGACCCTGGTCGAGAAGCGCAAGCGGGCCGCGGACCCTCTCGGCAAGCTCAAGGTTGTCGCGCGCAGCCTGGCATTGCTTGGTGCCTCGCCGCTCAGGGCCGCCGCGCGTTACGCCAGTTCCGGCTCGACATCGATCGCACTCTATCCGATCTATGTTGCTCTGGGCCGGATCGGCGCCGAATTCGGCTATGCCAATGAACAGTACCGCACTCCCGAGAAGAATTGA
- a CDS encoding O-antigen ligase: MNSTALPRRIDWDRIADAFTARRIGTILAAALLTVVIISFKPFQPAPAPGVQEGGDIVNQLGFGSLGALAIFSLACFVDRRVLMSLVSPWWVILLAFLALSVMHATDAPSAFRAAMFTLIGILTIGAVLTVPRDADSLSTVFAFAGLVTVGLCYFGLIAFPTEAIHSADSMEPQHAGFWRGSFSHKNIAGPVMACLSFMGLYLWRRGWRKIGTVLFAGAMLFMANTGSKTTAGLVPMAILLVMLPGIIGLRRLVPLIFALAIVGTALGTLGIVFIAPLKQLAAEYFPGMTYTGRTALWEFSGEMIAKRPWTGYGFESFWGTPFLMNTDQPFDRDWDIRGIVHGHNGYLDIAVIMGVPALIAAVIAFLIVPLSDYLRSGPRRENVLLADMFMMMLLFTALNAFLESFFFRRADPVWLFFVMATLGLRLVARYPVATRIPD, from the coding sequence ATGAACAGTACCGCACTCCCGAGAAGAATTGACTGGGACCGCATCGCCGACGCCTTCACGGCGCGGCGTATCGGCACCATCCTCGCGGCCGCGCTGCTGACGGTCGTCATCATCTCCTTCAAGCCGTTCCAGCCGGCGCCTGCGCCCGGCGTCCAGGAGGGTGGCGACATCGTCAACCAGCTCGGCTTCGGCTCGCTTGGCGCACTCGCGATCTTCTCGCTCGCCTGCTTCGTCGACCGACGCGTGCTGATGTCGCTAGTCAGCCCGTGGTGGGTGATCCTGCTCGCCTTCCTTGCGCTGTCGGTGATGCATGCGACGGATGCGCCCTCGGCCTTCCGCGCCGCGATGTTCACGCTCATCGGCATATTGACCATCGGAGCCGTGCTGACCGTGCCGCGCGACGCCGATTCCCTGTCGACAGTGTTCGCCTTCGCCGGGCTGGTGACGGTCGGCCTCTGCTATTTCGGCCTCATCGCCTTTCCGACCGAGGCGATCCACAGTGCGGATTCGATGGAACCGCAGCATGCGGGCTTCTGGCGCGGCTCTTTCAGCCACAAGAACATCGCCGGCCCGGTTATGGCCTGCCTGTCCTTCATGGGCCTCTATCTGTGGCGGCGCGGCTGGCGGAAGATCGGAACGGTCCTATTCGCCGGCGCGATGCTGTTCATGGCCAATACCGGCTCTAAGACGACCGCGGGCCTCGTCCCGATGGCCATCCTGCTCGTCATGCTGCCGGGCATCATCGGCCTGAGGCGGCTGGTGCCGCTGATCTTCGCGCTCGCCATCGTCGGCACGGCGCTGGGCACGCTCGGCATCGTCTTCATCGCGCCGCTGAAGCAGCTCGCGGCCGAGTATTTTCCGGGCATGACCTACACCGGGCGCACGGCGCTGTGGGAGTTCTCCGGCGAGATGATCGCGAAGCGGCCATGGACCGGCTACGGCTTCGAGAGCTTCTGGGGAACCCCGTTCCTGATGAACACCGACCAGCCGTTCGACCGCGATTGGGACATCCGCGGCATCGTGCACGGCCACAACGGCTATCTCGACATCGCCGTGATCATGGGCGTCCCGGCGCTCATCGCCGCCGTCATCGCCTTCCTCATCGTCCCGCTGTCCGACTACCTGCGCTCGGGACCGCGGCGCGAGAACGTGCTGCTGGCGGACATGTTCATGATGATGCTGCTGTTCACCGCGCTCAACGCCTTCCTCGAATCCTTCTTCTTCCGCCGCGCCGATCCGGTCTGGCTGTTCTTCGTCATGGCGACGCTCGGACTGCGGCTCGTCGCGCGCTATCCAGTGGCGACCCGCATTCCGGATTGA
- a CDS encoding di-heme oxidoredictase family protein: MKIRLTSFLLLAATAVVAGGLRDDLSPTDRERVHDITLPATDFSKPEKFEKMQGGAATTPKVGDANALSQPSANLSFADKERFSLGNGIFRKDWVTAPSSTQASDGLGPLFNSRNCQACHIKDGRGHAPLSPGADAVSYLVRLSVPPDEEQARLIAAGALAAAPDPVYGLQLQDNSAAGLAPEGRVHIDYEDVPVALSEGETVTLRKPTLTIDKPGFGPLASGLMMSGRIAPAMSGMGLLEAIHDADIMAHADPDDKDGDGISGRPNLIADGKSGLLIGRFGWKAAQPSVEQQTAHAFAGDMGLSTPILPDNAGDCTEAQPDCRAMPNGAQERYGDTEVPQDVLDLVVFYSQNLAPPVRRGFDKPDVLAGKAAFYQAGCPVCHVPKYVTSRNATHEAQRFQLIWPYTDLLLHDMGPGLADGRSEGLADGSEWRTPPLWGIGISHKVSAEAGFLHDGRARTLQEAILWHGGEAQKARDNYVALPKAERDALVKFLESL, encoded by the coding sequence ATGAAGATCCGTTTGACATCGTTCCTGCTTCTCGCGGCGACCGCGGTCGTCGCGGGCGGGTTGCGCGACGATCTTTCGCCGACGGACCGGGAGCGGGTGCACGACATCACGCTCCCGGCCACGGATTTTTCCAAGCCGGAGAAGTTCGAGAAGATGCAAGGGGGTGCTGCGACGACGCCGAAGGTCGGTGACGCCAATGCCCTGTCGCAGCCCTCGGCCAACCTGTCCTTCGCCGACAAGGAGCGTTTCTCGCTCGGCAACGGCATCTTCCGCAAGGACTGGGTGACGGCGCCCTCCTCGACGCAGGCGTCCGACGGGCTCGGTCCCCTGTTCAATTCGCGCAACTGCCAAGCCTGCCATATCAAGGACGGGCGGGGCCATGCGCCGCTGTCGCCCGGCGCCGACGCGGTGTCCTATCTCGTGCGGCTTTCCGTGCCGCCGGATGAGGAACAGGCCAGGCTGATCGCCGCCGGCGCTCTCGCAGCCGCCCCGGACCCGGTCTACGGCCTCCAGCTGCAGGACAATTCCGCGGCGGGCCTTGCGCCGGAGGGTCGCGTGCACATCGATTACGAGGATGTGCCGGTGGCGCTTTCGGAGGGCGAGACGGTCACCCTGCGCAAGCCGACGCTCACGATCGACAAACCGGGCTTTGGCCCGCTCGCCTCCGGCCTGATGATGTCCGGCCGCATCGCGCCCGCCATGTCCGGCATGGGGCTGCTCGAGGCGATCCACGACGCCGACATCATGGCCCATGCCGATCCGGACGACAAAGACGGCGACGGCATCTCGGGCCGCCCGAACCTGATCGCCGACGGCAAGAGCGGGCTCCTGATCGGCCGTTTCGGCTGGAAGGCGGCGCAGCCGAGCGTCGAACAGCAGACCGCGCACGCCTTTGCCGGCGACATGGGCCTGTCGACGCCGATCCTGCCCGACAATGCCGGCGACTGCACCGAGGCCCAGCCGGACTGCCGCGCCATGCCGAACGGGGCGCAGGAGCGCTACGGCGACACGGAAGTGCCGCAGGACGTGCTCGACCTCGTCGTCTTCTATTCGCAGAACCTCGCGCCGCCGGTGCGGCGCGGCTTCGACAAGCCGGACGTGCTTGCCGGCAAGGCGGCGTTCTACCAGGCCGGCTGCCCCGTCTGCCACGTGCCGAAATATGTCACCAGCCGCAATGCGACGCACGAGGCGCAGCGCTTCCAGCTCATCTGGCCATATACGGATCTGCTGTTGCACGACATGGGGCCAGGGCTGGCGGACGGTCGCTCGGAAGGTCTGGCGGACGGCAGCGAATGGCGCACGCCGCCGCTCTGGGGCATTGGCATCTCGCACAAGGTGAGCGCGGAGGCGGGCTTCCTGCATGACGGCCGCGCCCGCACGCTGCAGGAGGCGATCCTGTGGCATGGCGGCGAGGCGCAGAAGGCGCGCGACAACTACGTGGCGCTGCCGAAGGCCGAGCGCGACGCGCTGGTGAAATTCCTGGAGTCGCTGTGA
- a CDS encoding glycosyltransferase family 4 protein has product MHLVFATSIVPSGTATTGYEIANAAIVDALRRAGVRVTVLGFIWPGAAPSDPEHTIVLGEVDVRTDNASGLQKASWLLKAMSTGLTFSSVKLRAATPDQVRAALASIGPHDGYVLNAAQFAGAFEGVFRDRPSIFVAHNVEYRSAEENAAAARGLMQKVLYTREAGLLRGIERRLCDRADFVWTLAEDDRPLLGIDQNDRSSALPLVTRLEPPPPPGPRETTCDAALIGTWTWQPNRIGLEWFLGEVVPHLPADFTVRIAGKTPSDLASAHPGVKFVGFVPDATEFVRSARVIPLASRAGTGVQLKTIETFELGLPSVATPRSLRGIANVPDNCVIADDPVGFARALVDVARNPGPDADGRAFHAAQRAALDREIARGLARIAAAGHEAAA; this is encoded by the coding sequence ATGCATCTGGTATTCGCCACCTCCATCGTCCCTTCCGGAACCGCCACGACGGGCTATGAGATCGCCAATGCCGCGATCGTCGACGCGCTGCGGCGGGCGGGCGTCAGGGTTACGGTGCTCGGCTTCATCTGGCCGGGCGCGGCGCCGTCCGATCCCGAGCATACGATTGTCCTTGGCGAGGTCGATGTCCGGACGGATAATGCATCGGGTCTGCAGAAGGCGAGCTGGCTGCTCAAGGCGATGTCGACCGGCCTTACATTTTCCTCTGTGAAACTGCGCGCGGCGACGCCCGACCAGGTCCGCGCGGCGCTTGCCTCGATCGGGCCGCATGACGGCTATGTCCTCAACGCCGCCCAGTTCGCCGGCGCCTTCGAGGGCGTGTTCCGCGACCGGCCGTCGATCTTCGTCGCGCACAATGTCGAATACCGTTCGGCCGAGGAGAACGCGGCGGCTGCGCGCGGGCTGATGCAGAAAGTGCTTTATACGCGTGAGGCAGGCCTGCTGCGGGGCATCGAGCGCCGGCTGTGCGACCGTGCCGATTTCGTCTGGACGCTGGCCGAGGACGACCGGCCGCTCCTCGGCATCGATCAAAACGACCGCTCGTCCGCGCTGCCGCTCGTGACGCGCCTCGAGCCGCCTCCGCCGCCGGGTCCGCGCGAGACGACCTGCGACGCGGCGCTGATCGGCACCTGGACCTGGCAGCCGAACCGCATCGGCCTTGAATGGTTCCTCGGCGAGGTGGTGCCTCATCTTCCGGCCGATTTCACCGTCCGGATCGCCGGCAAGACGCCCTCCGACCTCGCGAGCGCACATCCCGGCGTGAAGTTCGTCGGCTTCGTGCCGGATGCGACCGAGTTCGTGCGCTCAGCTCGCGTGATCCCGCTCGCTAGCCGCGCCGGCACCGGCGTCCAGCTCAAGACGATCGAGACCTTTGAGCTGGGCCTGCCCTCCGTTGCGACGCCGCGGTCGCTGCGCGGCATCGCCAACGTGCCGGACAACTGCGTGATCGCCGACGATCCTGTGGGGTTTGCGCGTGCGCTGGTCGATGTTGCGCGCAATCCCGGGCCGGACGCCGACGGCCGTGCGTTCCACGCCGCGCAGCGCGCCGCGCTCGACCGCGAGATCGCACGCGGCCTCGCCCGCATTGCCGCCGCCGGACATGAGGCCGCGGCATGA